A genomic region of Dermacentor andersoni chromosome 9, qqDerAnde1_hic_scaffold, whole genome shotgun sequence contains the following coding sequences:
- the LOC126527775 gene encoding uncharacterized protein, which translates to MGALYQGDCLEDDFDPWLDETDPWIDRVYRLNGDISTPSDSVITHFLTDDELYQALAFPADYDWSTTVIFKFDVDCPEIWPKLCKFIDHCPEVKFGGWARTKVAYVHLIKTWTVDEADFLIGKREVDIEGVHCRILPVRVVPV; encoded by the coding sequence ATGGGGGCCCTGTACCAGGGAGACTGCCTCGAGGACGACTTCGATCCGTGGTTGGACGAGACAGACCCGTGGATCGACAGGGTGTATCGGCTCAACGGCGACATCTCGACGCCGTCGGACTCGGTCATCACGCACTTCCTGACCGACGACGAGCTCTACCAGGCGCTGGCGTTTCCCGCCGACTACGATTGGTCGACGACGGTCATCTTCAAGTTCGACGTGGACTGCCCCGAGATATGGCCCAAGCTGTGCAAATTTATCGATCACTGCCCGGAAGTTAAGTTCGGCGGCTGGGCCCGGACGAAGGTGGCCTACGTGCACCTCATCAAGACGTGGACGGTGGACGAGGCGGACTTCCTCATTGGGAAGCGAGAGGTCGACATCGAAGGCGTTCACTGTCGCATTTTGCCCGTCAGAGTTGTGCCCGTCTGA